Proteins from a single region of Apium graveolens cultivar Ventura chromosome 7, ASM990537v1, whole genome shotgun sequence:
- the LOC141671094 gene encoding cytochrome b-c1 complex subunit 7-1, mitochondrial-like: protein MASLLRWFADPNRNPLAKLHKKRVDSSIRKYGLRYDDLYDPQFSLDIKEALDRLPAEVVHARNQRLKRCMDLSMKHSPLPKELQAMQTPFRSYVQEMLALVQRENAERKALGALPLYQRTIP from the exons ATGGCGTCGCTGTTGAGATGGTTCGCTGATCCCAATCGTAACCCCCTCGCTAAGTTGCACAAGAAACGTGTTGATTCTAGTATCCGCAAATACG GTCTGCGATATGATGATTTGTACGATCCTCAGTTCTCCTTGGACATTAAGGAGGCTCTGGACCGGCTCCCTGCAGAGGTAGTTCATGCTCGGAACCAGCGTCTCAAGCGCTGTATGGATCTCAGCATGAAGCACTCTCCCCTTCCTAAGGAACTTCAG GCAATGCAGACTCCATTTAGAAGCTATGTTCAAGAGATGTTGGCACTT GTACAACGGGAGAACGCTGAACGAAAAGCTTTGGGTGCTTTGCCCCTCTACCAGCGCACCATTCCTTAA